From a single Nitrospirota bacterium genomic region:
- a CDS encoding histidine phosphatase family protein has translation MVTTLYLIRHGETEGSETKRYKGSMDVPLSENGIRQVERTAAFVAAHVRGASSSKHASYLKDIHGTQATLSGISDRLKAVYTSDLGRAVKSGEIVAAPHGIVPIEVPELRERNFGIWEGMSFTEIREQYPEEFNAWAGNPLKYSPVDGESTLEVKERTIKALNNVLSGHAGGCIAVVAHGGVNRIILCHILGIPFENIFRIEQDYAAVNIIEFWDKYPVVKLLNGGVFR, from the coding sequence ATGGTTACGACACTCTACCTCATAAGACACGGCGAAACAGAAGGCAGCGAGACAAAGCGCTACAAGGGCAGCATGGATGTGCCGTTGTCAGAAAACGGCATACGGCAGGTAGAAAGGACAGCTGCGTTTGTGGCCGCACATGTAAGAGGCGCCTCGTCTTCAAAACATGCGAGCTATCTCAAGGATATCCATGGCACACAGGCGACCCTGTCCGGGATTTCTGACAGGCTGAAGGCTGTCTATACATCTGATCTGGGCAGGGCAGTCAAAAGCGGAGAGATTGTTGCTGCTCCTCACGGCATTGTTCCTATTGAGGTCCCTGAACTCAGGGAACGGAACTTCGGCATCTGGGAAGGCATGAGCTTTACAGAGATCAGGGAGCAGTATCCTGAGGAGTTTAATGCCTGGGCTGGCAACCCGCTGAAATACAGTCCGGTAGACGGTGAGAGCACACTTGAGGTGAAAGAAAGAACGATAAAGGCTCTGAATAACGTACTGTCAGGCCATGCCGGAGGATGCATCGCTGTTGTTGCGCATGGCGGGGTCAACAGGATTATCCTCTGCCATATACTTGGTATACCTTTCGAAAACATCTTCAGAATAGAACAGGATTATGCTGCTGTGAATATTATCGAGTTCTGGGATAAATACCCTGTTGTTAAATTACTGAATGGAGGCGTGTTTAGGTGA
- the cobS gene encoding adenosylcobinamide-GDP ribazoletransferase: MKKVLLAIQFLTVFPVKVNGSVSEEDMVDSTVFFPIAGACQGLMIALTAAIMVRLFDAEVVCGFIILAHIMSNGGFDLDGLADTADGLFVKASGDAAADIEKRLLVMKDSAIGASGATAIMMSLLLKFLLLTSLFHAVSFSVFLAAIVMMTVFSKWVTVPAMLHADSARQDGLGRIFIDNVRAGHLMGSTLVLIMLFAVSFFALLQGRFQANYAILFALLAVSQYLFSFSAIQFFRMRFNGMTGDTLGALSEASEIIFLMVTYVWLRHSTS; this comes from the coding sequence ATGAAAAAAGTGCTGCTTGCAATACAATTTCTGACCGTTTTTCCTGTGAAGGTGAACGGCAGCGTATCTGAAGAAGATATGGTTGATTCGACCGTCTTTTTCCCGATAGCAGGAGCATGTCAGGGGCTGATGATAGCCTTGACAGCGGCAATAATGGTTCGGCTTTTCGATGCAGAGGTTGTATGCGGTTTTATTATTCTGGCGCATATCATGTCCAACGGAGGATTTGACCTGGACGGCCTCGCAGATACGGCTGATGGCCTGTTTGTGAAAGCTTCGGGTGACGCTGCTGCAGATATCGAAAAACGGCTGCTGGTCATGAAAGACAGCGCAATAGGCGCTTCAGGGGCCACTGCAATCATGATGTCGCTTCTGCTTAAATTTCTGCTTCTGACCAGTCTGTTTCATGCGGTTTCTTTTTCTGTATTTCTTGCAGCCATAGTTATGATGACCGTATTTTCCAAGTGGGTAACAGTCCCTGCAATGCTGCATGCGGACTCTGCGCGACAGGACGGCCTCGGAAGGATCTTTATCGATAATGTCAGGGCGGGTCATCTGATGGGATCGACGCTGGTCCTGATCATGCTTTTTGCTGTCTCTTTTTTTGCGCTTCTGCAGGGCAGATTCCAGGCAAACTATGCGATTTTGTTTGCTCTGCTCGCTGTATCACAATATCTTTTTTCTTTTTCAGCAATTCAGTTCTTCAGAATGAGGTTCAACGGAATGACCGGCGATACGCTCGGCGCATTGAGTGAGGCTTCAGAGATAATCTTTTTAATGGTGACATACGTATGGTTACGACACTCTACCTCATAA
- the cobT gene encoding nicotinate-nucleotide--dimethylbenzimidazole phosphoribosyltransferase has protein sequence MDLLHDTLKSIRPVDEKWYAVAQKHLDNLTKPPGSLGRLEEFARRIVAIAENNNPVIDRKVMFTFAGDHGIVAEGVAAYPKEVTTQMVFNFLRGGAGINVLARHAGAEVVVIDIGVDHDFGGVEGLMSRKVLSGTRNFAKGPAMSREEATACIETGIEIANEYAGKGYNMFGTGDMGIGNTTPSSAIVAALTGRPVSEVTGKGTGISDEALIRKIAVIEKALTLNTPDGKDPIDVLAKVGGAEIGGIAGLILGAASNRIPVVIDGFISTAGALIAHTLEPSSGDFMFAAHNSVEKGHRVMLDAMGLSPILDLDMRLGEGTGAALAMYLLEAGLRIYKEMATFQEAGVSDEIIN, from the coding sequence GTGGATCTGTTACATGACACATTGAAGTCTATCAGGCCGGTTGATGAAAAGTGGTATGCTGTTGCCCAGAAGCATCTCGACAATCTTACAAAGCCGCCTGGCAGCCTCGGAAGACTTGAAGAATTTGCGCGGAGGATAGTAGCAATCGCCGAGAATAATAATCCAGTTATCGACAGGAAGGTGATGTTCACCTTTGCCGGAGACCACGGTATAGTTGCTGAGGGTGTTGCGGCATATCCCAAAGAAGTCACCACCCAGATGGTATTCAATTTCCTCAGGGGTGGCGCCGGCATTAATGTGCTGGCGAGACATGCAGGGGCAGAGGTGGTCGTGATAGATATCGGTGTCGATCATGACTTTGGCGGAGTAGAAGGGCTCATGAGCAGGAAAGTGCTGAGTGGCACCAGGAACTTTGCGAAAGGACCTGCCATGTCAAGAGAGGAAGCGACAGCCTGCATTGAAACCGGGATCGAAATTGCCAACGAATATGCCGGGAAGGGCTACAACATGTTCGGGACCGGCGACATGGGCATCGGCAATACGACTCCCTCAAGCGCAATTGTCGCAGCACTTACCGGAAGACCCGTTTCAGAAGTGACGGGGAAAGGCACCGGCATATCGGACGAAGCACTGATACGTAAAATAGCGGTGATTGAAAAAGCCCTTACGCTCAACACGCCGGACGGCAAAGACCCGATCGACGTACTTGCGAAAGTCGGCGGAGCTGAGATAGGGGGCATTGCCGGATTGATCCTCGGCGCTGCTTCAAACAGGATACCGGTCGTAATTGACGGCTTTATATCCACGGCAGGCGCGCTGATCGCGCATACGCTTGAGCCGTCATCCGGAGACTTTATGTTCGCTGCTCATAATTCTGTTGAAAAAGGACATCGCGTGATGCTTGATGCCATGGGGCTCTCTCCGATTCTGGATCTGGACATGCGGCTCGGAGAGGGTACTGGTGCAGCACTTGCCATGTACCTCCTGGAAGCGGGTCTCAGGATCTACAAAGAGATGGCTACCTTTCAGGAAGCCGGCGTGTCGGACGAGATAATCAACTAA
- the cobU gene encoding bifunctional adenosylcobinamide kinase/adenosylcobinamide-phosphate guanylyltransferase — translation MPERKGRIIFVLGGARSGKSSFALSRASAYEGQKAYIATAQAFDAEMQERIAKHKEERGSDWDTIEESVNLAEVLRTASSAHNVVLVDCLTLWLSNLMLADKDLEKEMQSFIASLITHHASRIFVVSNEVGMGIVPENELARRFRDLAGKLNQKMAAVADEVYLVTAGIPFRIKP, via the coding sequence ATGCCTGAACGTAAGGGCAGGATTATCTTTGTGCTCGGCGGGGCGCGGAGCGGCAAAAGCTCCTTTGCGCTCAGCCGCGCTTCTGCATATGAAGGACAAAAGGCATATATTGCCACAGCCCAGGCATTTGATGCGGAGATGCAGGAGCGGATCGCGAAACACAAAGAGGAGCGCGGAAGCGACTGGGATACCATCGAAGAGTCTGTAAATTTGGCAGAGGTATTAAGAACTGCTTCCTCTGCCCATAATGTTGTTCTCGTTGACTGCCTCACCCTCTGGCTTTCTAATCTCATGCTTGCTGATAAAGATCTGGAAAAAGAGATGCAGTCTTTTATCGCATCACTCATTACTCATCACGCATCACGGATTTTTGTTGTCTCAAACGAAGTAGGCATGGGCATTGTCCCGGAAAACGAACTTGCACGGAGGTTCAGGGACCTGGCAGGAAAGTTAAACCAGAAGATGGCGGCTGTTGCCGATGAGGTCTACCTCGTGACTGCAGGAATACCGTTTAGGATAAAGCCGTAA
- the thiC gene encoding phosphomethylpyrimidine synthase ThiC, with protein sequence MTQLERAALGEVTEEIKTVAASEGLDIEIVRRRVASGKIVIPSNNNRRKKVVGIGKGLRTKVNASIGSSTEIADIAMEVEKARIAEKYGADTLMDLSVGGDIERIRKSVLDAISLPVGTVPLYEAFAIAIEQYGAAVNMPAELLFEMIEKQCEEGVGFMAIHCGINKRTVEMLRKQHYRYGGLVSKGGSYMVAWMEHNNKENPLYEHFDRVAAIMKKYDAVLSLGNGFRAGAIHDASDRVQIQEMLINCELAELGREQGCQTMVEGPGHIPINEIEANIIMEKKMSGESPFYMLGPITTDIAPGYDHITAAIGAALSSSFGADFICYVTPSEHLGLPFPEDVREGVIASRIAAHVGDMIKHKNLHQDKEMSKARRNMQWDRQFSLAIDPERAREIKAKRGNGDEHSCTMCGKFCANDILRGMFEADMAGSDKK encoded by the coding sequence ATGACACAACTGGAACGGGCAGCGCTGGGTGAAGTGACGGAAGAGATCAAAACAGTTGCAGCAAGTGAGGGACTCGATATCGAAATTGTTCGAAGGCGGGTTGCCAGCGGAAAGATCGTTATTCCATCAAACAATAACAGAAGAAAGAAGGTCGTTGGCATCGGCAAGGGACTGCGCACCAAGGTGAATGCCTCGATCGGCTCGTCCACCGAGATCGCCGACATTGCCATGGAGGTCGAAAAGGCCAGGATCGCTGAAAAGTATGGCGCCGATACCCTGATGGACCTGAGCGTCGGGGGAGACATTGAAAGGATCAGAAAATCGGTCCTCGATGCGATCAGCCTTCCGGTCGGTACCGTCCCTCTGTACGAGGCCTTTGCCATTGCGATCGAACAATACGGCGCTGCCGTAAATATGCCTGCAGAACTGCTCTTTGAGATGATCGAAAAGCAGTGCGAGGAAGGAGTCGGGTTCATGGCGATCCATTGCGGCATCAACAAGAGGACCGTGGAAATGCTCAGGAAGCAGCATTACCGCTATGGAGGGCTCGTTTCAAAGGGCGGCTCATACATGGTTGCCTGGATGGAGCACAACAACAAAGAAAATCCGCTGTACGAGCACTTTGACCGCGTTGCAGCAATCATGAAGAAATATGACGCAGTACTGAGCCTCGGAAACGGCTTCCGAGCAGGTGCTATCCATGACGCCTCTGACCGTGTTCAGATACAGGAGATGCTTATCAACTGCGAGCTTGCGGAACTCGGCAGGGAGCAGGGCTGCCAGACCATGGTCGAGGGTCCGGGGCATATTCCTATCAACGAGATCGAAGCGAATATCATTATGGAAAAGAAGATGAGCGGCGAGTCGCCATTTTATATGTTAGGCCCGATCACGACCGACATTGCGCCGGGCTATGATCATATCACTGCCGCTATAGGCGCTGCGCTCTCTTCTTCGTTCGGAGCTGACTTCATCTGTTATGTAACACCGTCTGAACACCTCGGTCTGCCGTTTCCTGAAGATGTCAGGGAAGGCGTTATTGCATCGAGGATTGCAGCCCATGTCGGCGATATGATCAAGCACAAGAACCTGCATCAGGATAAAGAGATGTCAAAGGCAAGGCGGAATATGCAGTGGGACAGGCAGTTCTCCCTTGCGATAGACCCCGAACGGGCCCGCGAGATAAAGGCAAAGAGGGGCAACGGTGATGAGCATTCCTGCACCATGTGCGGAAAGTTCTGTGCTAATGACATTCTCAGGGGCATGTTCGAAGCTGACATGGCAGGCTCGGACAAAAAATAA
- a CDS encoding B12-binding domain-containing radical SAM protein, giving the protein MKVLLLEHPRSITPDRCNDIANTPLSSCLISGYAAGMLEQCGHDVRIIEGYLDKLGYEEIEARITSFAPDILGVHMVYHWKQDLALFAFLARVKQKMPALTITAYGFYATISAADIMKHCAAVDAVIIGEAEAPFVSLAGAVSAGRSVYELPGIVDRPGLCKSSSRKQQPITDLDSIPFPMRTEALYRLSEVNILGSRGCYGRCTFCYINGYYGQGVPWRGRSPENIAAEISVIMQERGKKEFYFTDPNFFGPGQTGQERALRIAALLKPMNIAFGIEGRVNDIHDKTIAALVDAGLRHILIGLESGRDESLRRMNKMTTVAQNEQALRILRKHGIEPNVGFIMFEPDSSLEDIRTNFEFLKRNDLLKNLSVTANVLYHHQIVLEGTQAFHALKQEGRLESAGSSYEGSAQLKNPGAAILADFMRQVTNILFSRMDGIWSGTLIEPPGMQRRYAEINRVLVDLFEKNLSALEAGELISRERIARQVQKADTEIERSMSNSNVN; this is encoded by the coding sequence ATGAAAGTACTCCTGCTGGAGCATCCCCGGAGCATCACGCCGGACCGCTGCAATGATATTGCCAATACGCCTCTCTCATCCTGTCTCATCAGCGGCTATGCTGCGGGTATGTTGGAACAGTGCGGCCACGATGTCAGGATAATCGAAGGGTATCTGGACAAACTCGGGTATGAGGAGATTGAAGCCAGGATCACCTCGTTTGCCCCGGATATCCTCGGTGTGCATATGGTCTACCACTGGAAACAGGACCTCGCCCTGTTCGCTTTTCTTGCCCGTGTCAAACAGAAGATGCCTGCGTTAACAATTACCGCATATGGTTTTTATGCAACCATATCTGCTGCCGACATTATGAAACATTGCGCGGCTGTTGACGCAGTCATCATCGGAGAGGCTGAGGCGCCGTTTGTGTCGCTTGCCGGAGCAGTATCCGCAGGTCGATCTGTTTATGAACTGCCCGGGATAGTGGATAGACCTGGTTTATGCAAGAGCAGCAGCAGAAAACAACAACCGATCACTGACCTTGACTCCATTCCTTTTCCGATGCGTACAGAGGCCCTGTATCGCCTTTCCGAGGTAAATATCCTCGGCAGCCGCGGTTGTTACGGCAGATGTACATTTTGCTATATCAACGGCTATTACGGTCAGGGGGTTCCCTGGCGCGGACGCAGCCCGGAAAATATCGCAGCAGAGATTTCGGTCATCATGCAAGAACGGGGGAAGAAGGAGTTCTATTTTACTGATCCGAACTTCTTCGGACCGGGGCAGACAGGGCAGGAAAGAGCCCTCCGGATCGCTGCGCTTCTGAAACCCATGAATATTGCCTTTGGCATCGAAGGCAGGGTCAATGACATTCACGATAAGACAATAGCCGCCCTTGTTGACGCAGGTCTTCGCCATATCCTGATCGGGTTGGAGAGCGGACGGGATGAGTCGCTCAGGAGAATGAACAAGATGACGACCGTTGCCCAGAATGAACAGGCCCTTCGCATCCTCAGAAAACACGGGATAGAACCGAATGTCGGTTTCATCATGTTCGAGCCTGACTCGTCTCTGGAGGACATCCGCACTAATTTTGAATTTCTGAAGAGGAACGACCTGCTGAAAAATCTTTCTGTAACGGCAAATGTGCTGTATCACCACCAGATTGTTCTTGAAGGGACGCAGGCCTTCCATGCATTGAAGCAGGAAGGTCGTCTTGAATCCGCAGGTTCATCGTATGAGGGCAGTGCACAACTGAAAAATCCCGGGGCTGCCATACTTGCAGATTTCATGCGGCAGGTTACCAATATCCTCTTCAGCCGCATGGACGGTATATGGAGCGGTACGCTTATCGAGCCGCCGGGCATGCAGAGACGATATGCGGAAATTAACCGGGTCCTCGTGGACCTGTTCGAGAAAAATCTGTCTGCGCTTGAGGCAGGGGAATTGATCAGCAGGGAACGTATCGCACGTCAGGTACAGAAAGCTGATACAGAGATAGAAAGAAGCATGTCCAATTCCAATGTAAACTGA
- the bzaD gene encoding B12 lower ligand biosynthesis radical SAM protein BzaD, whose amino-acid sequence MRVLLIQTLSVEGITQERVYPIGIVTLAGGLKRAGYEVSIFDMNMEADPYGAVRARLTDFRPDIVGLSLRNIDPLGNKTSSLIPPFLVTAKMVASLLPEARIIAGGTGFSLFPERLMAEVPEIHYGIVGEAEDTLPLLISSLDRPRSLPGLCLRSNGRIQLTPPLQKLDMACYLPPDRALLDPSLYAEINSYVPAIGIETKRGCPFHCAYCVYPKLQGSHIRCRSPRAVVDEIEQLHKEYGIERFHFTDPIVNFPENHLNDICDEILKRHLRIKWDGFMREDHFSHENAILYERAGCECFSFSPDGLCQESLDLLDKRLSEQDILKAAAIASETDIISVYHFMVNVPGETEKTCDKGLHTIEKLYDIHGRKRNLGTIVLNNIRILPGTPIERLARETGVIGPETDLLYPTYHNPKPFDSFRYRLEALHLRRNILMWHGGK is encoded by the coding sequence ATGCGCGTACTTTTAATTCAGACGCTCTCTGTCGAGGGGATAACACAGGAAAGAGTTTATCCCATCGGCATCGTGACTCTTGCCGGAGGACTTAAGCGGGCAGGCTATGAAGTGAGCATCTTTGATATGAATATGGAGGCAGACCCTTATGGCGCAGTCAGGGCCAGGCTAACGGATTTCAGACCCGACATCGTAGGGCTGTCATTGAGAAACATTGATCCGCTCGGCAATAAAACAAGTTCCCTTATACCTCCTTTTCTCGTTACGGCAAAGATGGTCGCTTCTCTTTTGCCTGAGGCGAGGATCATTGCAGGCGGCACGGGATTTTCGCTTTTCCCGGAACGGCTTATGGCTGAGGTACCGGAAATTCATTATGGTATCGTGGGAGAGGCTGAGGACACATTACCCCTTCTGATCTCCTCCCTGGACAGACCTCGTTCTCTGCCGGGTCTCTGTCTCAGGAGTAATGGCCGGATTCAGCTCACGCCGCCGTTGCAGAAACTCGATATGGCCTGTTATCTGCCGCCGGACCGGGCGCTGCTCGATCCGTCTCTCTATGCGGAGATAAACAGCTATGTGCCTGCCATCGGCATTGAGACAAAGCGCGGATGTCCCTTTCACTGTGCGTACTGCGTCTATCCAAAGCTCCAGGGAAGCCACATCCGCTGCCGCTCGCCCCGTGCGGTCGTGGACGAAATAGAGCAGTTGCATAAGGAATACGGGATAGAACGATTCCATTTTACCGATCCGATCGTGAACTTTCCTGAAAATCATCTTAACGATATCTGCGACGAGATCCTGAAAAGGCATCTCAGAATCAAGTGGGACGGATTCATGAGAGAGGATCATTTCAGTCACGAAAATGCGATCCTCTATGAAAGAGCCGGATGCGAGTGTTTTTCCTTCTCCCCTGACGGCCTCTGTCAGGAGTCCCTTGACCTTCTGGACAAGAGGCTCAGCGAGCAGGACATTCTGAAGGCCGCAGCAATAGCGTCAGAGACGGATATAATCAGCGTATATCATTTTATGGTCAATGTGCCGGGAGAGACAGAAAAAACCTGCGACAAAGGACTGCACACAATCGAGAAGCTTTATGATATCCATGGCAGGAAAAGAAATCTCGGTACTATTGTGCTTAATAACATACGCATTCTTCCGGGAACGCCGATCGAGAGGCTGGCACGGGAAACCGGAGTAATAGGGCCCGAGACAGATCTCCTCTATCCGACCTATCATAATCCCAAACCGTTCGACTCTTTCAGATACCGTCTTGAGGCCCTGCATCTTCGCAGAAACATCCTTATGTGGCATGGGGGAAAATAG
- a CDS encoding methyltransferase domain-containing protein: MRTGFRPGYIGNGKVKTLPYLEHDAQSSSSQYLEDLATGYWFSEILFTAVEMDIFSLLEPQGSTLKNLAKEMRASPAALSRFLDALLAMKLITSHKGRYYNTSLAQHYLVRGVRDYQGDSILWRKYLQTYWKGLGDCLKTGGRVNYQNDSSELSDRIKNYVRAMDCIARTKAHQIIGFFSGMPLTGNLLDVGAGSGAIAAAFLRQNPELKATLLDLPEILNHTRKLLQDKEYGGRIRYLAGNILEIWPVRKKGFDFVVLSNILHAYSEKELPHILSTAADALKKNGILLIHDFFPEHYPEKAALTDLNMLINTFNGRVFSSSLIQDELQRLGFAQTALLPLETDTALIIASRNETTLGLLQIDPIDRFMAKMQTLGFRKAYRINAKDICMTNWTDIKCRFGCKRYGSPNCPPNSLSPEKTGAMITSYHTAVLVEGEPPARDFQKRVLEAEREAFLGGYHKAFSFWAGPCSLCAICASDGNCRKTDHARPSMEGAGIDVFETARRAGAKVRTLTSRTDYIKYFGLILLD, translated from the coding sequence ATGCGCACGGGATTTCGTCCTGGATATATCGGTAATGGCAAGGTCAAGACGCTGCCGTACCTTGAACACGACGCCCAGAGTTCAAGCTCACAGTATCTTGAAGATCTCGCCACCGGGTACTGGTTTTCGGAGATCTTGTTCACCGCAGTCGAGATGGATATATTTTCGCTTCTCGAACCGCAGGGCTCTACACTTAAGAATCTGGCAAAGGAGATGCGTGCTTCTCCCGCTGCACTAAGCCGCTTCCTCGATGCCCTCCTGGCCATGAAACTGATCACGAGCCACAAGGGACGTTATTACAACACCAGCCTTGCGCAGCACTATCTGGTGCGTGGCGTAAGGGATTATCAGGGCGACTCAATCCTCTGGAGGAAATATCTCCAGACATACTGGAAGGGGCTGGGAGACTGTCTGAAAACAGGCGGAAGGGTCAATTACCAGAATGACTCGTCTGAACTGTCTGACCGCATAAAAAACTACGTCCGTGCCATGGACTGCATTGCCAGGACAAAGGCGCATCAGATCATCGGATTTTTCAGCGGCATGCCGCTGACCGGTAATCTCCTGGATGTAGGTGCAGGCTCAGGCGCAATTGCTGCAGCGTTTCTCAGGCAGAATCCGGAACTGAAGGCAACGCTCCTTGACCTGCCTGAGATTCTGAACCATACCAGGAAACTATTACAGGATAAAGAATACGGCGGCAGGATCCGATACCTCGCAGGGAACATACTGGAGATATGGCCGGTAAGAAAAAAGGGGTTCGATTTCGTGGTGCTGTCGAATATCCTTCATGCCTATTCGGAAAAAGAACTGCCGCATATTCTGTCGACAGCTGCGGATGCCCTCAAAAAAAACGGCATCCTGCTGATCCATGATTTTTTCCCCGAGCATTATCCGGAGAAGGCAGCGCTTACCGATCTGAACATGCTGATCAATACTTTTAACGGCAGAGTCTTTTCCTCCAGCCTGATTCAGGATGAACTGCAGCGACTCGGTTTTGCGCAGACAGCCCTTCTGCCGTTGGAGACTGATACCGCCCTTATCATTGCATCGAGGAACGAAACAACTCTTGGACTATTGCAGATTGACCCTATAGATCGCTTCATGGCAAAGATGCAGACCCTTGGATTCAGAAAGGCGTACCGAATAAATGCAAAAGACATCTGCATGACCAACTGGACTGACATAAAGTGCAGATTCGGATGCAAGCGCTATGGCAGTCCGAACTGCCCGCCAAACAGCCTCTCCCCTGAAAAGACCGGCGCAATGATAACGAGCTATCACACGGCAGTCCTTGTAGAAGGTGAACCGCCTGCAAGAGATTTCCAGAAGAGGGTTCTGGAAGCTGAGCGCGAGGCTTTTTTAGGCGGATATCACAAGGCATTCTCTTTTTGGGCCGGCCCCTGCTCCCTCTGTGCTATATGCGCGTCTGACGGCAACTGCAGGAAAACTGACCATGCAAGACCATCAATGGAGGGGGCCGGGATAGATGTATTTGAAACCGCAAGGCGTGCAGGGGCAAAGGTGAGGACGCTGACGAGCAGGACTGATTACATAAAATACTTTGGCCTCATTCTTCTGGACTGA
- a CDS encoding energy transducer TonB — MAGIRHDIISSVMAHSVLLAAALLIGGSSEIRKASQITISLFDEQESSSAGKQTASAGAMQGMRAVPAPKTALKAVAALSAAQPVVSRQDPEPLAPVQHQSDTDRDSGPAGAGIGEQSNSSRAGGSSPSSVGNQTSRSSSGEAGAALASRAQKGQGTDTGTDISVRQRIRDALQANLVYPYIARKRGMEGTVHVEFLINTAGIPKDIRIIKGSGYQILDSAARETVLKASPFAYRNGLIAVPITYQLIQKTE; from the coding sequence ATGGCCGGTATCAGGCATGATATCATCTCGTCGGTGATGGCCCATTCCGTCCTGCTCGCTGCTGCCCTGCTCATCGGAGGCAGCAGCGAGATCAGGAAGGCAAGCCAGATCACCATTTCACTTTTTGATGAACAAGAAAGCAGTTCTGCCGGTAAGCAGACAGCCTCAGCCGGCGCGATGCAGGGCATGCGGGCCGTACCGGCGCCAAAGACTGCCCTGAAGGCAGTGGCAGCATTGTCCGCAGCTCAGCCGGTCGTCTCCAGGCAGGACCCGGAGCCTTTGGCTCCTGTGCAGCATCAGTCAGATACTGACAGAGATTCCGGCCCGGCAGGGGCAGGAATCGGGGAGCAGAGTAATTCCTCACGCGCCGGGGGAAGCAGCCCCTCTTCTGTTGGCAATCAGACTTCCCGGAGCAGCAGCGGAGAGGCAGGCGCTGCCTTGGCGTCACGAGCGCAGAAAGGACAGGGAACTGACACAGGAACCGATATCTCAGTGAGGCAGAGGATCCGGGATGCCCTGCAGGCCAATCTCGTCTATCCCTATATAGCAAGAAAGAGGGGCATGGAAGGTACCGTGCACGTTGAATTTCTGATCAATACTGCCGGCATACCGAAGGACATCAGGATCATAAAGGGATCAGGCTATCAGATACTCGACAGCGCTGCGCGGGAGACCGTATTAAAGGCTTCACCGTTTGCGTACAGGAATGGCCTCATTGCCGTGCCCATTACCTACCAGTTGATTCAAAAAACTGAATGA